A genomic window from Candidatus Kouleothrix ribensis includes:
- a CDS encoding sigma-70 family RNA polymerase sigma factor codes for MPGPKIDLSVYDSESALLDGLRAGEPDACTCLVKRFAPLVYAKALRMVADPDEAEGVLQLTFIKACEKLSTFEGRSGLGTWLYRIATNEALMQLRRNHTAFAAPEALDAQIQPADLPQNLHAWPLDPARVALNQELHDQLEHALACLPASLRVVFVLREIEGLSTDETAAALGLGESAVKVRLYRARLRLRELLASYLATEGDEA; via the coding sequence GTGCCGGGGCCAAAGATCGATCTGAGCGTCTACGACAGCGAGAGCGCGCTGTTGGACGGGCTGCGCGCGGGAGAGCCCGACGCCTGTACCTGCCTGGTGAAGCGCTTCGCGCCGCTGGTGTACGCCAAGGCGCTGCGCATGGTTGCGGATCCTGACGAGGCTGAGGGCGTGCTCCAGCTGACGTTCATCAAGGCCTGCGAGAAGCTGAGCACATTCGAGGGGCGTAGCGGCCTGGGCACCTGGCTCTACCGGATCGCCACCAACGAGGCGCTGATGCAGCTGCGGCGCAACCATACGGCATTCGCAGCACCTGAGGCGCTCGATGCGCAGATCCAGCCCGCTGACCTGCCGCAGAATCTGCACGCCTGGCCGCTCGATCCGGCGCGTGTAGCGCTCAATCAGGAGCTGCACGATCAGCTGGAACACGCGCTTGCGTGCTTGCCGGCGAGCTTGCGGGTGGTGTTCGTGCTGCGTGAGATCGAAGGGCTGAGCACCGATGAGACCGCAGCCGCGCTGGGGTTGGGCGAGAGCGCCGTGAAAGTGCGGCTGTATCGCGCGCGGTTGCGGCTGCGCGAGCTGCTGGCCAGCTACCTCGCCACGGAAGGAGATGAGGCATAA
- a CDS encoding zf-HC2 domain-containing protein, with protein sequence MYPHNHNDIARCQELLGRLNAFVDGELAAELCHDLGRHLAGCADCRVVFDTLAKTIALYHTLDEAPAALPADVEARLLHRLNLPLT encoded by the coding sequence ATGTACCCGCACAACCACAATGATATCGCGCGCTGCCAGGAGCTGCTAGGCCGCCTAAATGCCTTTGTGGATGGCGAACTGGCCGCCGAGCTGTGCCACGATCTAGGGCGGCACCTGGCCGGCTGCGCCGACTGTCGTGTGGTATTCGATACGCTTGCGAAGACGATCGCGCTCTACCACACGCTCGACGAAGCGCCTGCGGCGCTGCCGGCCGATGTTGAGGCGCGGCTCTTGCACCGGCTCAACCTTCCGTTGACCTGA